One part of the Populus alba chromosome 18, ASM523922v2, whole genome shotgun sequence genome encodes these proteins:
- the LOC118054131 gene encoding small polypeptide DEVIL 10, with the protein MSSSNYLHLPSRSNRRKGHGKNGFRRRCLSMAKQQKTRFYILGRCVSMLLCWHDHAIRD; encoded by the coding sequence ATGTCCTCCTCTAACTACCTTCACCTACCATCCCGATCCAACAGAAGAAAGGGTCACGGAAAGAATGGTTTTCGAAGGAGGTGCTTGTCCATGGCAAAGCAGCAAAAGACCCGTTTTTACATCCTCGGACGGTGCGTCTCCATGCTTCTATGCTGGCATGACCATGCCATACGTGATTGA